The following proteins are encoded in a genomic region of Dioscorea cayenensis subsp. rotundata cultivar TDr96_F1 chromosome 8, TDr96_F1_v2_PseudoChromosome.rev07_lg8_w22 25.fasta, whole genome shotgun sequence:
- the LOC120266354 gene encoding probable galacturonosyltransferase 12 encodes MYLFSLSWLSVNEHISFSNNIPLLLILVCSLAGVAMQLHISPSLRHVTVFPGKGVREFIKVKVTSRRPSYRMVFYSLLFVTFLLRFVFVLTAMDTIEGETQCTSLGCVGKRLGPRFWGRRLESIKVPDEIYRVLEEGGDEEELLIEPDTTPQTLEDFISEMKSNRSDAKTFALRLKAMVLLLEQKTRTAKIHEYLYRHVASSSIPKPLHCLALKLAEEHSTNADARRPLPAAERVAALVDNTLRHFVLASDNVIAAGVVAASIVHNALRPSSVVIHVITDRKTYSAMQAWFSLHPLEPAVVEVRGLHHFDWFTKGRVPVLEAMEKDRNARSQFRGGSSAIVANISEKPIVVAAKLQALSPKYHSIMNHIRIHLPELFPSLKKVVFLDDDIVVQADLSPLWDIDLKGKVNGAVETCRGEDKFVMRKRLKNYLNFSHPLIAENFDPHECAWAYGMNVFDLDAWRRTNISLTYHHWLQKNLKSDLSLWQLGTLPPGLIAFHGHVHVIEPYWHMLGLGYQENTTVADTEKAAVIHFNGRAKPWLDIAFPQLKPLWTKYIDFSDKFIKACNIRAY; translated from the exons ATGTACTTGTTTTCCCTATCATGGCTCTCTGTAAATGAACACATCTCATTCTCAAACAACATTCCATTGCTCCTCATTCTTGTGTGCTCTTTGGCTGGAGTTGCAATGCAGCTTCACATCTCTCCAAGTTTGAGGCATGTCACTGTGTTTCCTGGGAAAGGAGTCAGGGAGTTCATCAAAGTGAAGGTCACTTCCAGAAGACCTTCTTACAGAATGGTCTTCTATTCTCTTCTTTTTGTGACCTTCTTGCTTCGCTTTGTCTTTGTTCTCACCGCCATGGATACTATTGAAGGCGAAACACAGTGCACTTCCTTAG GTTGTGTTGGAAAAAGACTTGGACCAAGATTCTGGGGAAGGAGGCTTGAATCAATA AAAGTTCCTGATGAGATATATAGAGTTTTagaagaaggtggtgatgaagaAGAGTTGCTGATTGAACCTGACACCACTCCACAAACATTGGAAGATTTCATCTCTGAGATGAAATCCAACAGATCAGATGCTAAAACTTTTGCATTGAGACTCAAAGCCATG GTCTTACTACTAGAACAGAAGACCCGGACGGCAAAGATCCATGAGTATCTTTACCGCCACGTGGCATCCAGCAGCATCCCCAAGCCACTGCACTGCCTCGCATTGAAGCTCGCCGAGGAGCACTCCACCAATGCCGACGCTCGCCGGCCGTTGCCGGCGGCGGAGCGCGTCGCCGCCCTGGTGGACAACACGCTCCGCCACTTCGTCCTGGCATCCGATAACGTGATAGCCGCCGGCGTCGTGGCAGCATCCATCGTCCACAATGCTCTCCGGCCATCCTCCGTCGTGATACACGTCATCACTGATCGGAAAACGTACTCCGCCATGCAGGCGTGGTTTTCTCTTCATCCATTGGAGCCGGCGGTGGTGGAAGTGAGAGGACTTCATCACTTCGATTGGTTCACCAAAGGGAGGGTTCCAGTTCTAGAGGCAATGGAGAAGGACAGAAATGCACGTTCTCAGTTTCGCGGCGGCTCATCGGCGATCGTCGCCAACATCAGCGAGAAACCAATCGTTGTGGCTGCCAAGCTGCAAGCTCTCAGCCCAAAGTATCACTCCATCATGAATCATATACGTATACACTTGCCTGAG TTGTTTCCAAGCCTTAAGAAGGTGGTATTTTTAGATGATGATATTGTTGTTCAAGCTGATCTTTCTCCGTTGTGGGATATTGACTTGAAAGGGAAAGTCAATGGTGCAGTAGAGACATGCAGAGGAGAAGATAAGTTTGTGATGAGAAAGAGGTTGAAGAATTATCTGAATTTCTCCCACCCTTTGATAGCAGAGAATTTTGATCCTCATGAATGTGCATGGGCTTATGGTATGAATGTTTTTGATCTTGATGCTTGGAGAAGGACTAACATCAGTCTCACTTACCACCATTGGCTTCAAAAG aaCTTGAAATCAGATTTGAGCTTGTGGCAGTTAGGGACTTTGCCACCAGGTTTGATTGCATTTCATGGGCATGTTCATGTGATTGAGCCTTATTGGCATATGTTGGGACTTGGATACCAAGAGAACACTACAGTTGCAGATACAGAGAAGGCAGCAGTGATTCATTTCAATGGCAGAGCTAAGCCTTGGTTGGACATTGCATTCCCACAGCTCAAGCCTTTATGGACAAAGTACATAGATTTCTCAGATAAGTTTATCAAGGCTTGTAATATAAGAGCTTATTAA